Proteins encoded within one genomic window of Pedobacter africanus:
- the porL gene encoding type IX secretion system motor protein PorL/GldL produces MAAKKNFDWLHVAISWGASIVIVGALFKILHLGGVWGNYMIGIGLGVEAILFFLTGLRQPAQELPWERVYPELDDNFTGELPKATVRQAAAPAAFSSTAALDKMLVDAKIGPELIESLGTGLRTFGDKVAAISNVGDASSATSEFTGKLKTASASFDALNGAFEKATSQLVEMGNSNTASTAYHDQVNALAKNLSALNAVYELELQDSSAHLKSMNKFYQNLSLTMNNFNESMEDSKQFKEEVGKLAKNLSSLNAIYGNMLSAMNQPRI; encoded by the coding sequence ATGGCTGCAAAGAAAAATTTCGATTGGTTACATGTTGCAATATCCTGGGGTGCAAGTATTGTAATTGTGGGTGCACTTTTCAAAATCCTTCACCTGGGTGGTGTATGGGGAAATTACATGATTGGTATAGGTTTAGGGGTTGAGGCCATCTTATTCTTCTTAACAGGATTAAGGCAGCCAGCTCAGGAACTGCCATGGGAAAGGGTATACCCGGAACTGGATGATAATTTTACCGGCGAGTTGCCAAAGGCTACTGTTCGTCAGGCTGCTGCTCCTGCCGCGTTTTCTTCTACTGCTGCATTGGATAAAATGCTGGTCGATGCCAAAATTGGTCCGGAACTGATCGAAAGCCTGGGAACAGGTTTACGTACATTTGGGGATAAGGTTGCTGCCATATCTAATGTGGGAGATGCCTCATCGGCTACCAGCGAATTCACTGGCAAGCTAAAAACTGCCTCGGCCAGCTTTGATGCATTAAATGGTGCTTTCGAAAAGGCAACTTCCCAATTGGTAGAAATGGGCAATAGCAATACGGCCTCTACAGCATACCATGATCAGGTAAATGCTTTAGCAAAAAACCTTTCTGCTTTAAATGCAGTGTATGAACTGGAACTTCAGGATTCCAGTGCACACTTGAAATCTATGAATAAGTTCTACCAGAACCTTTCATTAACAATGAATAATTTCAATGAATCTATGGAAGATTCAAAACAGTTTAAAGAAGAAGTAGGCAAACTGGCTAAGAACTTATCTTCTTTGAACGCCATTTATGGCAATATGCTGTCCGCCATGAATCAGCCACGCATATAA